The following coding sequences are from one Lipingzhangella halophila window:
- a CDS encoding helix-turn-helix domain-containing protein translates to MTRAERVPVSDEHRDLGRLLRDARASAGATTRDVALYSSGHISNVENGHVMPSTELVYYYVKEFGCDGHVARQALDRARRASEERRRTQRLVQRSQGQRWGAFHVTPDSPASEIREGYKVRESEAYYRVDERGVITEVDVIRVIRAVQPGVSLISVAHNYHYDAEVGVLSLEPGIGCSLAALRETGFGYLYAVLRLDRELNPDDGDAYSLSYRVHVSSSVPARPLLRYQARAGNDRYALRVLFTPPVLPQEVWWFSERDVFATEMPAPAQSERIFPANPSGFYFRDFTRIDNLHTGIAWRW, encoded by the coding sequence ATGACGCGGGCGGAGCGCGTTCCGGTCAGCGACGAGCACCGTGACCTCGGCCGTCTGCTCCGCGATGCCCGGGCCTCGGCGGGGGCGACCACGAGGGACGTCGCGTTGTACAGCTCGGGACATATCTCCAATGTGGAGAACGGGCACGTCATGCCCTCGACCGAGCTCGTCTACTACTACGTCAAGGAGTTCGGCTGCGACGGGCATGTGGCGCGCCAGGCGCTGGACCGGGCGCGGCGCGCCTCGGAGGAGCGCAGGCGCACCCAGCGCCTCGTGCAACGGAGCCAGGGGCAACGTTGGGGCGCCTTCCATGTGACACCGGACTCGCCCGCGTCAGAGATCCGCGAGGGATACAAGGTACGGGAGAGCGAAGCGTACTACCGGGTCGACGAGCGGGGTGTGATCACCGAGGTCGACGTCATACGGGTGATAAGGGCGGTCCAGCCCGGAGTGTCGCTCATCTCCGTCGCGCACAACTACCACTATGACGCAGAGGTCGGAGTGCTTTCCCTGGAGCCCGGCATCGGGTGTAGCCTGGCGGCGCTACGCGAGACCGGTTTCGGGTACCTGTACGCGGTGCTTCGGCTGGATCGTGAGCTCAACCCGGACGACGGCGATGCGTACTCGCTCAGCTACCGGGTCCACGTGAGTAGCTCGGTCCCTGCTCGGCCGCTGCTTCGGTACCAGGCTCGCGCTGGCAACGATCGTTACGCGCTGCGCGTGCTGTTCACGCCGCCGGTACTTCCACAAGAGGTGTGGTGGTTCAGTGAGCGCGACGTCTTCGCAACCGAGATGCCCGCGCCTGCACAATCGGAACGCATTTTCCCCGCCAATCCCAGCGGTTTCTATTTCCGGGATTTCACCCGGATCGACAATCTGCACACGGGGATCGCGTGGCGGTGGTAG
- a CDS encoding RibD family protein, whose product MDRPHTVLSCAMSLDGHIDDAGPERLRLSNDDDFDEIDEERAASDAILVGAGTLRADNPRLLVRSAERRRRRASGGATEHPTKVVLTASGKLDPTARFFTTGDAAKLVYADSGGHALAAGALHGIPDAAVVDAGSPLDPAVVLTDLAERGVRRLLVEGGSRVHTLFLTAGLADELRIAVAPFLIGDAAAPRFVDNGAFHNGPNRPMRLAEARSVGDMAVLRYLPAGTP is encoded by the coding sequence ATGGACCGCCCCCACACTGTTCTGAGCTGCGCAATGTCTCTCGACGGGCACATCGACGATGCTGGGCCGGAGCGCCTGCGGCTCTCCAACGACGACGACTTCGACGAGATCGACGAGGAACGGGCGGCCAGCGACGCCATCCTCGTGGGAGCGGGAACGTTGCGCGCCGACAACCCGCGGCTGCTGGTGCGATCCGCGGAACGGCGGCGCCGCCGCGCTTCCGGTGGCGCGACCGAGCACCCGACCAAGGTGGTGTTGACGGCGAGCGGCAAGCTGGACCCCACCGCGCGGTTCTTCACCACGGGGGATGCCGCGAAGCTCGTCTACGCCGACAGTGGCGGGCACGCGCTCGCCGCGGGCGCCCTGCACGGGATCCCGGACGCCGCGGTGGTCGACGCGGGCAGCCCGCTCGATCCCGCGGTCGTCCTCACCGACCTGGCGGAGCGCGGCGTGCGCCGACTGCTGGTCGAAGGCGGGAGCCGGGTGCACACCCTCTTCCTCACCGCCGGGCTCGCCGACGAGCTGCGCATCGCGGTGGCACCGTTCCTGATCGGGGACGCGGCGGCGCCCCGCTTTGTCGACAACGGCGCGTTCCACAACGGGCCGAACCGGCCGATGCGGCTCGCCGAAGCTCGTTCCGTTGGTGACATGGCGGTCCTGCGCTACCTGCCGGCGGGCACGCCGTGA
- a CDS encoding dCMP deaminase: MERLRSAIELSRRCPPSETAFSVGALVLDADGEVLADGYSRRDTWHDHAEESALRSVDPADPRLRTATLYSSLEPCTVRAARPRSCSELILETPIPRIVFAWHEPAIFVDCDGAEQLRAAGRTVVEVPRLAPLAREVNAHLL; this comes from the coding sequence ATCGAGCGGCTGCGTTCCGCGATCGAGCTGTCGCGCCGCTGCCCGCCCTCGGAGACCGCGTTCTCGGTGGGGGCGCTCGTGTTGGACGCCGACGGGGAGGTCCTCGCCGACGGTTACTCGCGCCGGGACACGTGGCACGACCACGCCGAAGAGTCGGCGCTGCGTTCCGTGGACCCCGCCGACCCCCGGCTGCGGACCGCGACCCTGTACAGCTCCCTGGAACCGTGCACGGTGCGCGCGGCACGCCCGCGCTCGTGCAGTGAGCTGATCCTGGAAACCCCGATCCCGCGGATCGTGTTCGCCTGGCACGAGCCCGCCATCTTCGTCGACTGCGACGGAGCGGAGCAGCTGCGCGCGGCGGGCCGGACGGTGGTCGAGGTGCCCCGGCTGGCGCCGTTGGCCCGGGAGGTCAACGCGCACCTGCTGTGA
- a CDS encoding styrene monooxygenase/indole monooxygenase family protein: MRKILIVGGGQAGLQLGLTLLHHEYDVTLMTARTANEVHEGRAVSIQIQYHHALRFEREYGLALSDTEPRPFETCRYTFAGGEGAPGFDWTGQFHGPAQSVDERLKMSTWQRMFEERGGKVIIHPVTSSDLDAMARMFDLVVVAAGHSGLAEMFAPNHAYTLPEVTENVSVLAYVRAPTEQPLPTRGEIHMLPDLGYVVTVPTTSVTGTCELIYFCGPTAGPLGSWPRRVRPREHLDLMLSMLKDRSPELYERFRDADLADARSVAVDYSQPVVRHPVATLPSGGKIMGLGDTVLVCQPQVSQDADNAAKSAEIALKNILNQGDRPFDEEFMLRCFDEFWEYARHMAGHVTEALMNPSPALMEALIAANTHQEIADRFINGLDNPADYADWVTSEEETRDYLERVTGSRTLQPG; this comes from the coding sequence ATGCGCAAGATTCTGATCGTCGGCGGTGGGCAGGCCGGGCTGCAGCTCGGGCTGACCCTGCTGCACCACGAGTACGACGTGACCCTCATGACCGCCCGCACGGCCAACGAGGTCCACGAGGGGCGCGCCGTCTCGATCCAGATCCAGTACCACCACGCGCTGCGGTTCGAACGCGAGTACGGATTGGCCCTGAGTGACACGGAGCCCCGGCCATTCGAGACCTGCCGGTACACCTTCGCCGGCGGGGAGGGCGCCCCCGGGTTCGACTGGACCGGACAGTTCCACGGTCCCGCGCAGTCGGTGGACGAGCGGCTGAAGATGTCCACCTGGCAGCGGATGTTCGAGGAGCGCGGCGGCAAGGTCATCATCCACCCCGTCACCAGCTCCGACCTGGACGCCATGGCACGCATGTTCGACCTCGTGGTGGTCGCCGCCGGCCACTCCGGGCTCGCCGAGATGTTCGCCCCGAACCACGCCTACACGCTGCCCGAAGTGACCGAGAACGTCTCCGTGCTCGCCTACGTGCGCGCCCCCACCGAGCAGCCGTTGCCCACCCGCGGCGAGATCCACATGCTGCCCGACCTCGGCTACGTGGTCACCGTCCCCACCACCTCGGTGACCGGGACATGCGAGCTGATCTACTTCTGCGGACCCACTGCCGGGCCATTGGGGTCCTGGCCGCGGCGGGTCCGGCCCCGCGAGCACCTGGATCTCATGCTGAGCATGCTCAAGGACCGCAGCCCCGAACTGTACGAGCGGTTCCGCGACGCCGACCTGGCCGACGCCCGCTCCGTCGCGGTCGACTACTCGCAACCGGTGGTCCGCCACCCCGTAGCCACCCTGCCCTCCGGGGGCAAAATCATGGGCCTGGGCGACACCGTACTCGTCTGCCAGCCACAAGTGTCCCAGGACGCCGACAACGCCGCCAAGAGCGCCGAAATCGCCCTCAAGAACATTCTCAACCAGGGCGACCGCCCCTTCGACGAAGAGTTCATGCTGCGGTGCTTCGACGAGTTCTGGGAGTACGCCCGCCACATGGCCGGCCACGTAACCGAAGCGCTCATGAACCCGTCGCCGGCGCTCATGGAGGCACTCATCGCCGCGAACACACACCAGGAGATCGCCGACCGCTTCATCAACGGGCTCGACAACCCGGCCGACTACGCCGACTGGGTCACCAGCGAGGAGGAGACGCGCGACTACCTCGAACGGGTGACCGGCAGCCGGACCCTGCAACCGGGGTGA
- a CDS encoding styrene monooxygenase/indole monooxygenase family protein, with protein sequence MRKILIVGGGQAGLQLGLTLLHHEYDVTLMTARTADEVRNGRAVSIQIQFNGTRQFERAHGVDLSDTEFRPIKTCRYNFAGGEGAPGFDWTGRYNGPAQCVDERLKMSTWQRMFEERGGKVIIHPVTSSDLNAMAHMFDLVVVAAGHAGLADMFAPNHAYTLPEVTENAAVIAYVRTPTESPNPNGAEIHMLPDLGFLVTVPATSVTGPCELIYYCGPTSGALGAWPRRVRPREHLDLMLSMLKERSTEQYERFRDAELADARSVAVDYSQPVVRHPVATLPSGGKIMGLGDTVLLCQPHMAQDADNAAKSAEIALTNILNQGDRPFDEDFMLRTFDGFWEYARFMAGHVTEALMSPQSALMEAYVAANTHQEIADRFVNGFDDPSDFDEWVTSEKKTRDYLERVTGSRTLQPG encoded by the coding sequence ATGCGCAAGATTCTGATCGTCGGCGGTGGGCAGGCCGGGCTGCAGCTCGGGCTGACCCTGCTGCACCACGAGTACGACGTGACCCTCATGACCGCCCGCACGGCCGACGAGGTCCGCAACGGACGCGCCGTCTCGATCCAGATCCAGTTCAACGGCACGCGGCAATTCGAGCGTGCGCACGGAGTGGACCTGAGCGACACGGAGTTCCGCCCAATCAAGACCTGCCGGTACAACTTCGCCGGCGGGGAGGGCGCCCCCGGGTTCGACTGGACCGGACGGTACAACGGTCCCGCGCAGTGTGTGGACGAGCGGCTGAAGATGTCCACCTGGCAGCGGATGTTCGAGGAACGCGGCGGCAAGGTCATCATCCACCCCGTCACCAGCTCCGACCTGAACGCCATGGCGCACATGTTCGACCTCGTGGTGGTCGCCGCCGGACACGCCGGGCTGGCCGACATGTTCGCCCCGAACCACGCCTACACACTGCCCGAGGTGACCGAGAACGCAGCCGTCATCGCCTACGTGCGCACCCCCACCGAAAGCCCGAACCCGAACGGCGCCGAGATCCACATGCTGCCCGATCTCGGGTTCCTGGTCACTGTCCCCGCAACGTCGGTGACCGGGCCATGCGAGCTGATCTACTACTGCGGCCCCACGAGCGGCGCGCTTGGGGCCTGGCCGCGGCGGGTCCGGCCGCGCGAGCACCTGGATCTCATGCTGAGCATGCTCAAGGAGCGAAGCACCGAGCAGTACGAGCGGTTCCGCGACGCCGAGTTGGCCGATGCCCGCTCCGTCGCGGTCGACTACTCGCAACCGGTGGTCCGCCACCCCGTAGCCACCCTGCCCTCCGGCGGCAAGATCATGGGCCTGGGCGACACCGTGCTTCTCTGCCAGCCACACATGGCCCAGGACGCCGACAACGCCGCCAAGAGCGCCGAAATCGCCCTCACGAACATCCTCAACCAGGGCGACCGTCCCTTCGACGAGGACTTCATGCTGCGCACGTTCGACGGCTTCTGGGAGTACGCCCGGTTCATGGCCGGCCACGTGACCGAAGCGTTGATGAGCCCGCAGTCGGCGCTCATGGAGGCGTACGTCGCCGCGAACACGCACCAGGAGATCGCCGACCGCTTCGTCAACGGCTTCGACGACCCCTCCGACTTCGACGAGTGGGTGACCAGTGAGAAGAAGACGCGCGACTATCTCGAACGGGTGACCGGCAGCCGGACCCTGCAGCCGGGGTGA
- a CDS encoding styrene monooxygenase/indole monooxygenase family protein, translating to MRKILIVGGGQAGLQLGLTLLHHEYDVTLMTARTSEEIRNGRAVSLQVQFHNALRFEHEYGLHLDEVAPDSVGTFRYAFAGADDIPAFDWTGRFNGPAQSVDERLKMSTWQEMFEERGGKVIIHPVTSSDLDAMAHMFDLVVVAAGHSGLAEMFPANHARTLHQETTYASVFAYARTSIEQPHRIEVHMLPDLGFLATIPTTSVTGPCELLLLCGPTSGPLGSWPQRIRPREHLDLMLSMLKERSTEQYERFHDAELVDARSVAVDYSQPVVRHPVATLPSGGKIMGLGDTVLVCHPHMAQDADNATKSAEIALKNILEQGDRPFDEDFMLRTFDGFWEYARFMAGHVNDALMAPAPALLELLVAANTHQEIADRYVNGFDDPSDFDEWATSEEKARDYLEKVTGSRTLQPG from the coding sequence GTGCGCAAGATTCTGATCGTCGGCGGTGGTCAGGCCGGGCTGCAGCTCGGCCTGACCCTGCTGCACCACGAGTACGACGTCACGCTCATGACCGCCCGCACCTCGGAGGAGATCCGCAACGGACGCGCCGTCTCGCTCCAGGTCCAGTTCCACAACGCGCTTCGGTTCGAGCACGAGTACGGGCTGCACCTCGACGAGGTGGCGCCCGACTCGGTCGGGACCTTCCGTTACGCCTTCGCCGGCGCGGACGACATACCCGCGTTCGACTGGACCGGACGGTTCAACGGTCCGGCGCAGTCGGTGGACGAGCGGCTGAAGATGTCCACCTGGCAGGAGATGTTCGAGGAACGCGGCGGCAAGGTCATCATCCACCCCGTCACCAGCTCCGACCTCGACGCCATGGCGCACATGTTCGACCTCGTGGTGGTCGCCGCCGGACACTCCGGGCTGGCCGAGATGTTCCCCGCGAACCACGCCCGCACGCTCCACCAGGAGACCACGTACGCCTCCGTCTTCGCCTACGCGCGCACCTCCATTGAGCAGCCGCACCGTATCGAAGTCCACATGCTTCCCGACCTCGGCTTCCTGGCCACCATCCCCACGACCTCGGTGACCGGGCCGTGCGAGCTTCTTCTCTTGTGCGGGCCCACGTCGGGTCCGCTGGGGTCCTGGCCGCAGCGGATCCGGCCGCGCGAGCACCTGGATCTCATGCTGAGCATGCTCAAGGAGCGAAGCACCGAGCAGTACGAGCGCTTCCACGACGCCGAGCTTGTCGACGCGCGCTCCGTCGCGGTCGACTACTCGCAACCGGTGGTCCGCCACCCCGTGGCCACCCTGCCCTCCGGCGGCAAGATCATGGGCCTGGGCGACACCGTGCTCGTCTGCCATCCGCACATGGCCCAGGACGCCGACAACGCCACCAAAAGCGCCGAAATCGCCCTCAAGAACATCCTCGAACAGGGCGACCGCCCCTTCGACGAGGACTTCATGCTGCGCACGTTCGACGGCTTCTGGGAGTACGCCCGGTTCATGGCCGGCCACGTGAACGACGCGCTGATGGCCCCGGCCCCGGCGCTCCTGGAGCTTCTCGTCGCCGCGAACACGCACCAGGAGATCGCCGACCGCTACGTCAACGGGTTCGACGACCCCTCCGACTTCGACGAGTGGGCGACCAGTGAGGAGAAGGCCCGCGACTACCTGGAGAAGGTGACCGGCAGCCGGACCCTGCAACCGGGATGA
- a CDS encoding GTP-binding protein produces the protein MGSNPSLSELSQSPGLAPTTTSAKIVIAGGFGTGKTTMVGAVSEIPPVNTEAVMTQASVAHDDLTATPDKTSTTVAMDFGRLSIDEDLRLYVFGTPGQSRFWFMWEDLLRGAIGAVVLADTRRLDDSFHVIDYFEKHTDLPFMVVLNRFEGVRMHPVESVREAMALSPEVPIVPCDVRSRSETAGVLAQLVRYSMTYESAPALAP, from the coding sequence ATGGGCTCGAATCCATCGCTCAGTGAACTCTCGCAGTCGCCGGGTCTGGCTCCCACCACGACCTCCGCGAAGATCGTGATCGCGGGCGGGTTCGGGACCGGCAAGACCACAATGGTCGGAGCGGTCTCGGAGATCCCGCCGGTGAACACCGAAGCGGTCATGACCCAGGCGAGTGTCGCGCACGACGACCTGACAGCGACCCCCGACAAGACCTCGACCACGGTCGCGATGGACTTCGGCCGGCTCAGCATCGACGAGGATCTGCGGCTTTACGTCTTCGGCACGCCGGGGCAGTCGCGGTTCTGGTTCATGTGGGAGGACCTGCTGCGCGGGGCCATCGGCGCGGTCGTACTCGCCGACACGCGGCGGCTCGACGACTCGTTCCACGTCATCGACTACTTCGAGAAGCACACCGACCTCCCGTTCATGGTGGTGCTCAACCGGTTCGAAGGGGTGCGCATGCACCCCGTCGAGAGCGTGCGCGAGGCAATGGCGCTCAGCCCCGAGGTACCGATCGTCCCCTGCGATGTCCGCAGCCGGTCCGAGACCGCCGGGGTGCTGGCCCAGTTGGTCCGCTACTCCATGACCTACGAGAGCGCTCCGGCGCTGGCTCCCTGA
- a CDS encoding DUF742 domain-containing protein yields MLLETLVSAISMNATGYAELAPEQRGIYIACREPMSVTEIATRLSMPIGVARILISDLADHGRVAIHPTVRRDQPSNRHLLERILHGLESIAQ; encoded by the coding sequence TTGTTGCTCGAAACGCTGGTCTCCGCGATCAGCATGAACGCCACCGGTTACGCGGAGCTCGCCCCCGAGCAGCGCGGAATCTACATCGCGTGCCGGGAGCCCATGTCCGTGACCGAGATCGCGACCAGACTCTCGATGCCCATTGGCGTCGCCCGGATCCTGATCAGTGACCTCGCTGATCACGGGCGGGTCGCGATCCATCCAACGGTCCGGCGTGACCAGCCCTCGAACCGCCATCTCCTGGAGAGGATCCTCCATGGGCTCGAATCCATCGCTCAGTGA
- a CDS encoding roadblock/LC7 domain-containing protein — MSADSSVQQFTWLVDKFVRDVPGVRHALVVSSDGLRLAASEGLGFDLAEKLAAVASGVFSLAQEASRLFDQGECERTVIRMEQGRLFIVALSDGSCFTVLAKDQSDMKVIAYQMAMLADKAAHVLTPQLRSQLREATTS; from the coding sequence ATGAGCGCCGACTCCTCCGTGCAGCAGTTCACCTGGCTGGTGGACAAGTTCGTCCGCGACGTGCCTGGTGTGCGCCATGCACTGGTCGTCTCCAGCGACGGGCTGCGGCTCGCGGCGTCCGAGGGACTCGGCTTCGACCTGGCCGAGAAGCTCGCCGCAGTGGCCAGCGGCGTGTTCAGCCTCGCCCAAGAGGCGTCCCGGCTCTTCGACCAGGGAGAGTGCGAGCGCACTGTGATCCGCATGGAGCAGGGCCGGCTGTTCATCGTCGCACTGAGCGACGGGAGCTGCTTCACCGTGCTCGCCAAAGACCAGAGCGACATGAAGGTGATCGCTTACCAGATGGCGATGCTGGCGGACAAAGCCGCGCACGTCCTCACCCCGCAACTGCGGTCCCAACTCCGGGAAGCGACCACCTCATGA
- a CDS encoding sensor histidine kinase, whose amino-acid sequence MTAQWPGYPAAPPHTASAPDYHGPAHPQYGYPPQYGYAPSYQSAPPAAPTQGAPESHAPVATPPAPEPASDPPAASASAPHLRTAHRDLLPKALANLAMRDLTLVESLLLLIQRLEEREDDADVLEILYQVDHLGTRMRRNCENLLVMAGEPISSTHQNAIPLHDVSRAAMSEIDKYTRVRIQELPQLHIRDVAADDLSHLLAELMENALANSSDDSEVIVRGRYRDDGGLIVEIADDGIGIPPAKLTRINAELQESPMLTDETLRHMGLFVVGLLAHRHGIEVQLQTRPFSGTSGFVYLPAELVQESQTPSEQGGSGQSMPESHDSPASPAPPASDASAGGTTARADEPLPELPRREPGRGTPGLRVVDGAAQARPAPDQSAPTDASGEPDELPELPRRQPASEQSGDNGSLPQRVPSASANRTDQAEDADDEFVTIRGQPPGGAAPAQEPKGDSLSHAERVRAEFDGYVSGRRAYEENPEPTVATDGTAEDGDDNGAGQHNEAGDEDTDTAEGHSAVSGKADQQ is encoded by the coding sequence ATGACCGCGCAGTGGCCCGGCTACCCCGCCGCACCGCCGCACACTGCCTCCGCTCCCGACTACCACGGGCCGGCCCACCCGCAGTACGGCTATCCCCCGCAGTACGGCTACGCCCCCTCCTACCAGTCCGCACCGCCGGCGGCCCCCACTCAGGGCGCTCCCGAGAGCCACGCGCCGGTCGCCACACCCCCGGCACCCGAACCGGCCAGTGACCCGCCGGCCGCCTCTGCATCGGCGCCACACCTGCGCACAGCGCACCGCGACCTGCTCCCCAAGGCACTGGCGAACCTGGCGATGCGGGACCTGACCCTGGTCGAGTCCCTACTGCTGCTCATCCAGCGGCTGGAGGAGCGCGAGGACGACGCCGACGTCCTGGAGATCCTCTACCAGGTCGACCACCTCGGTACGCGGATGCGCCGCAACTGCGAAAACCTGCTGGTCATGGCGGGAGAACCGATCAGCTCCACGCACCAGAACGCGATCCCGCTGCACGACGTGTCGCGGGCCGCGATGTCGGAGATCGACAAGTACACCCGGGTCCGCATCCAGGAACTGCCGCAGTTGCACATCCGCGACGTGGCCGCCGACGACCTCAGCCACCTGCTGGCCGAGCTGATGGAGAACGCTCTGGCGAACTCCTCAGACGATTCCGAGGTGATCGTGCGCGGCCGGTACCGCGACGACGGTGGACTCATCGTGGAGATCGCCGACGACGGGATCGGGATACCGCCGGCCAAACTCACCCGCATCAACGCCGAACTGCAAGAGTCCCCCATGCTCACCGACGAGACGCTGCGGCACATGGGACTCTTCGTCGTTGGCCTGCTCGCGCACCGCCATGGCATCGAGGTGCAGCTCCAGACCAGGCCCTTCAGCGGAACGTCGGGATTCGTCTACCTCCCGGCCGAACTTGTCCAGGAGAGCCAGACCCCCAGCGAACAGGGCGGGAGCGGACAGTCCATGCCGGAGTCGCACGACAGCCCCGCCTCCCCGGCACCCCCAGCGAGCGATGCCAGCGCCGGTGGCACCACCGCCAGAGCCGACGAACCCCTCCCCGAACTCCCCCGTCGCGAGCCGGGACGCGGCACCCCGGGGCTGCGGGTCGTCGACGGCGCCGCGCAGGCGCGGCCGGCTCCGGACCAGAGCGCACCGACGGACGCCTCGGGTGAACCCGATGAGCTTCCGGAACTGCCGCGCCGCCAACCCGCTTCGGAGCAGAGCGGGGACAACGGCTCATTACCCCAGAGGGTGCCTTCGGCTTCCGCGAACAGAACGGACCAGGCCGAGGACGCGGACGACGAGTTCGTCACCATCCGCGGCCAGCCGCCCGGAGGCGCCGCACCGGCCCAGGAACCCAAGGGCGACTCCTTGAGTCATGCCGAGCGCGTCCGTGCCGAGTTCGACGGCTACGTCAGCGGCCGGCGGGCCTACGAGGAGAACCCGGAACCGACCGTGGCCACTGATGGCACCGCGGAGGACGGTGACGACAACGGTGCCGGACAACACAATGAGGCCGGCGATGAGGACACGGATACGGCCGAAGGACACTCGGCAGTCTCAGGAAAGGCGGATCAGCAATGA
- a CDS encoding nitroreductase family deazaflavin-dependent oxidoreductase produces the protein MTFAHPPRTPIKRAIYRAPIWIYRIGLGSLLGSRFVLLTHIGRNSGQARQVVLEVVGRHEWGGVLVASGYGARSQWFKNITRNPRVRFQVGRRSYEGTAAPLPPAESGRVLAAYARQHPRTAASLLKAVGHDTEGSDAGYERVGADRERGIPIVWLRPASAGSPD, from the coding sequence GTGACGTTCGCACATCCGCCCCGCACGCCCATCAAGCGCGCGATCTACCGCGCACCCATCTGGATCTATCGGATCGGCCTGGGCAGCCTGCTCGGCTCCCGCTTCGTGCTGCTCACACATATCGGGCGCAACAGTGGGCAGGCCCGGCAGGTCGTGCTGGAGGTCGTCGGCCGGCACGAGTGGGGCGGCGTACTCGTCGCCTCGGGCTACGGCGCGCGCTCCCAGTGGTTCAAGAACATCACCCGCAATCCGCGGGTGCGGTTCCAGGTTGGTCGGCGTTCCTACGAGGGGACGGCGGCCCCACTGCCACCGGCGGAGTCCGGACGCGTCCTGGCCGCGTACGCGCGGCAGCACCCGCGCACCGCCGCGTCCCTGCTGAAGGCCGTTGGCCACGACACCGAAGGCTCAGACGCCGGCTACGAGCGCGTGGGCGCCGACCGCGAGCGCGGAATCCCCATCGTCTGGCTCCGTCCCGCCAGCGCGGGCTCCCCCGACTGA